One Methylobacterium sp. 77 DNA window includes the following coding sequences:
- a CDS encoding sensor histidine kinase, whose protein sequence is MTAFPSWLPFRRRSIAVRLAGSALLASSAILLIAAWILTTLYRENTERSFDSRLLVYANNLATDLVSPNDPESRSFNLSDPRFDLPLSGWYWQVGRPEARPRDLRTSRSLVGVPLKPAGTPDTNAGIGQIRQGYGKAQDDRPLRIIERDVDLGEEGRYTVRVAGPADEIENDVGRFRFSLMVTFGLLGLFLALTTLLQIRFGLAPLAKLRTALGAIRRGEADRIGGEYPRDIAPLAGEVNLLIETNREILERARTQVGNLAHALKTPLSIIVNEVGASDAQEDLAFKIREQAAVMRDQVNYHLDRARAAALAGTLGTSTEVEPALAGLVRTFGKIYRDKDIAYEVHVPAGLRFRGERQDFEEMIGNLVDNASKWARSRVSIRAETVSEHHYPHLLVSIEDDGPGLQPEDRAAVLGRGRRLDETKPGSGLGLSIVADLATLYRGRFRLEDATLGGVRAVIEVPGDAPNASVG, encoded by the coding sequence ATGACCGCCTTTCCGTCCTGGCTGCCGTTCCGGCGCCGCTCCATCGCCGTGCGCCTGGCGGGCTCCGCGCTGCTCGCGAGTTCGGCGATCCTGCTGATCGCGGCCTGGATCCTCACCACGCTCTATCGCGAGAACACCGAGCGCTCCTTCGACAGCCGGCTTCTGGTCTATGCCAACAACCTCGCCACCGATCTCGTCTCGCCCAACGACCCGGAGAGCCGGTCCTTCAACCTGAGCGATCCGCGCTTCGACCTGCCGCTCTCGGGCTGGTACTGGCAGGTGGGACGGCCGGAAGCGCGCCCGCGCGACCTGCGCACCTCGCGCTCCCTCGTCGGCGTGCCGCTGAAGCCGGCGGGGACGCCGGACACCAATGCCGGGATCGGCCAGATTCGCCAGGGCTACGGCAAGGCCCAGGACGACCGCCCCCTGCGCATCATCGAGCGCGATGTCGATCTCGGCGAGGAGGGGCGCTACACCGTGCGCGTCGCCGGCCCGGCCGACGAGATCGAGAACGATGTCGGCCGCTTCCGCTTCTCGCTGATGGTGACCTTCGGCCTGCTCGGCCTGTTCCTGGCGCTGACGACGCTGCTGCAGATCCGCTTCGGTCTGGCCCCCCTGGCGAAGCTGCGCACGGCCCTCGGCGCGATCCGCCGGGGTGAGGCCGACCGCATCGGCGGGGAATACCCGCGCGACATCGCCCCCCTCGCCGGCGAGGTGAACCTTCTGATCGAGACCAACCGCGAAATCCTGGAGCGCGCGCGGACGCAGGTCGGCAACCTCGCCCATGCCCTGAAGACACCGCTCTCGATCATCGTCAACGAGGTCGGCGCCAGCGATGCGCAGGAAGACCTCGCCTTCAAGATCCGCGAGCAGGCGGCGGTGATGCGCGACCAGGTGAACTACCACCTCGACCGGGCGCGGGCGGCGGCGCTGGCCGGCACGCTCGGCACCTCCACCGAAGTCGAGCCGGCCCTCGCCGGCCTGGTGCGCACCTTCGGCAAGATCTACCGCGACAAAGACATCGCCTACGAGGTCCACGTGCCCGCCGGCCTGCGCTTTCGCGGCGAGCGCCAGGATTTCGAGGAGATGATCGGCAACCTCGTCGACAACGCCTCGAAATGGGCCCGCAGCCGCGTGTCGATCCGGGCGGAGACGGTGAGCGAGCACCATTATCCCCATCTCCTCGTTTCCATCGAGGATGACGGACCGGGGCTGCAACCCGAGGATCGCGCGGCGGTCCTCGGTCGCGGGCGGCGGCTCGACGAGACCAAGCCGGGCTCGGGCCTCGGCCTCTCCATCGTCGCCGATCTGGCGACCCTCTATCGCGGCCGCTTCCGCCTGGAGGACGCGACCCTCGGAGGCGTCAGGGCCGTGATCGAGGTGCCGGGCGACGCGCCGAATGCCAGCGTCGGATGA
- a CDS encoding methyl-accepting chemotaxis protein — MRLSLGNKLAAVMGLLALGACALSLLHDRVVLHRQTRATEMDAVWERALSAQGLALAIERTVVAANSVYTAENTEDAKGRFGALKGALAAVGRQREAFLAQIQGHVPDTERLTLDLMLKEFLAYQTDTAELGLTISPKAALIQGTDEATVASRIGMVSAITRIGENTLARLADERTEVTAEIRRTRIVSLAASAVVILSTLALALWLVRKEIRQPLARLGSAIDALAAMDLARPIPLTDRRDEIGTMARSIAVLRTVLVEKVDGDATALARSALDTERATRLEAAAQAFEEDARLVAQDLSSAADAMAGAAEAVSDAVRLTRDQTTIVSHGAAGAGRQVRRAAAASAEVAEGGEAIDRQSRIRDGLGDLAQRDVTATRRAAVSLTEAGREIGTVVETIATVAAQTNLLALNATIEAARAGEAGRGFAVVAGEVKALAAQTAGATEAIKRQIEAIRAAADDTLRAVEAIGGTMEQMAGADAAVALALDAQRIAGGRVSESVADAEASADAVSGGIATVEEAAASSARAAESVRIIAGRVAAASLALDARIAGFLASVRAA, encoded by the coding sequence ATGCGGCTCTCCCTCGGTAACAAGCTCGCGGCGGTGATGGGGCTTCTCGCCCTCGGCGCCTGCGCTCTGTCCCTGCTCCACGACCGGGTCGTGCTGCATCGGCAGACACGGGCGACGGAGATGGATGCGGTCTGGGAACGGGCCCTGTCGGCGCAGGGCCTCGCCCTCGCGATCGAACGCACGGTCGTCGCGGCCAATTCTGTCTACACCGCCGAGAATACCGAGGATGCCAAAGGCAGGTTCGGCGCTCTGAAAGGCGCTCTCGCCGCTGTCGGCCGGCAGAGAGAGGCCTTCCTGGCTCAAATCCAGGGGCATGTCCCCGACACGGAACGCCTCACGCTCGATCTCATGCTGAAGGAGTTCCTGGCCTATCAGACCGATACGGCGGAACTCGGCCTCACCATTTCCCCCAAAGCCGCCCTCATCCAGGGCACGGACGAAGCGACCGTGGCGAGCCGCATCGGGATGGTATCGGCGATCACGCGCATCGGCGAGAACACCTTGGCTCGCCTGGCCGACGAACGGACCGAGGTCACGGCGGAAATCCGGCGGACACGCATCGTCAGCCTCGCCGCCTCCGCCGTCGTGATCCTGTCGACCCTCGCTTTGGCCCTCTGGCTGGTCCGGAAGGAAATCCGCCAGCCGCTGGCTCGTCTGGGTTCCGCGATCGACGCCCTCGCCGCCATGGATCTGGCGCGTCCCATTCCGCTGACGGACCGCCGCGACGAGATCGGGACCATGGCCCGCTCCATCGCCGTGCTTCGGACCGTCCTCGTCGAGAAGGTCGACGGAGACGCGACGGCACTCGCCCGGTCCGCCTTGGACACGGAGCGGGCCACCCGCCTCGAAGCGGCGGCCCAGGCCTTCGAGGAAGACGCGCGCCTCGTAGCGCAGGATCTGTCGAGCGCCGCGGACGCCATGGCGGGGGCCGCCGAGGCGGTCTCGGACGCCGTGCGCCTCACGCGGGATCAGACCACCATCGTCTCGCACGGGGCCGCCGGCGCGGGTCGGCAGGTGCGCAGGGCCGCGGCGGCCAGTGCGGAGGTCGCCGAGGGTGGCGAGGCGATCGACCGGCAATCGCGCATCCGCGACGGTCTCGGCGATCTGGCGCAACGCGACGTCACGGCCACGCGCCGGGCTGCCGTATCGCTCACCGAGGCAGGACGCGAGATCGGCACGGTGGTGGAAACCATCGCCACCGTGGCCGCGCAGACCAACCTCCTCGCCCTCAACGCCACCATCGAGGCGGCCCGCGCCGGCGAGGCTGGACGGGGTTTCGCGGTGGTCGCCGGCGAGGTGAAGGCGCTCGCCGCCCAGACCGCTGGTGCCACGGAGGCGATCAAGAGGCAGATCGAGGCCATCCGTGCCGCTGCGGACGACACCCTTCGGGCGGTCGAGGCGATCGGCGGGACGATGGAGCAGATGGCGGGCGCGGATGCCGCCGTCGCCCTCGCCCTCGACGCCCAGCGGATCGCGGGCGGCCGCGTCTCGGAGAGCGTCGCCGATGCCGAGGCCAGCGCGGATGCGGTGTCCGGGGGCATCGCCACCGTCGAGGAGGCGGCCGCTTCGAGCGCCAGGGCAGCCGAATCGGTGAGGATCATCGCGGGACGCGTGGCAGCGGCGAGCCTCGCCCTCGATGCACGGATCGCCGGGTTCCTCGCCAGCGTCCGGGCCGCGTGA
- a CDS encoding histidine phosphatase family protein, with protein MPETRIVCIRHGESTFNAAHRLTGRDPGHIDARLTERGLAQVAAAREGLLDIPFDLVVTSPLTRAIQTTAGIFADHPAKPEILVEVLHRECQESSCDVGRAASVLKAEFPHLDVDHLPEIWWHAEGEPIAEGVHVEPRRLFDRRVASFRDWLAERHERTIAVVGHGTFFFHLTGIWLDNCETTELDLASGPVTG; from the coding sequence ATGCCCGAGACACGTATCGTCTGCATCCGCCACGGCGAATCGACCTTCAACGCAGCCCACCGCCTCACCGGGCGAGATCCCGGCCATATCGATGCCCGCCTGACGGAGAGGGGCCTCGCCCAGGTCGCGGCGGCGCGGGAGGGATTGCTGGACATTCCCTTCGATCTCGTGGTGACCTCGCCGCTCACCCGCGCCATCCAGACCACCGCCGGCATCTTCGCCGATCATCCGGCAAAGCCCGAGATCCTGGTGGAGGTGCTCCATCGCGAGTGCCAGGAGAGCAGCTGCGACGTCGGTCGCGCGGCCTCCGTGCTCAAGGCCGAGTTCCCGCATCTCGATGTCGACCACCTGCCGGAGATCTGGTGGCATGCCGAAGGCGAGCCGATCGCCGAGGGGGTCCATGTCGAGCCGCGCCGGCTGTTCGACCGGCGGGTCGCGAGCTTCCGTGACTGGCTGGCGGAGCGGCATGAGCGCACCATCGCCGTCGTCGGCCACGGCACCTTCTTCTTCCACCTCACCGGCATCTGGCTCGACAACTGCGAGACCACCGAACTCGATCTCGCCTCGGGACCCGTCACAGGCTGA
- the ccmE gene encoding cytochrome c maturation protein CcmE yields the protein MTRKSRRLILIAACGAVLALALGLILSAMSGSIVFFRSPTEVTAQGVAPGTRFRLGGLVKEGSLQRGPDQNIDFAVTDTNATVQVQYRGLLPDLFREGQGIVAEGRLEPGGIFRADTVLAKHDESYMPREVADALKAQGRWQEGGSKGAAAGKPGAPGKESPAGVTTADGETGLGRRSER from the coding sequence GTGACTCGCAAGAGCCGCCGCCTGATCCTGATCGCCGCCTGCGGCGCCGTGCTCGCTCTGGCGCTCGGCCTGATCCTCTCCGCCATGAGCGGATCGATCGTGTTCTTCCGGTCGCCGACCGAGGTGACCGCGCAGGGCGTGGCACCGGGCACGCGCTTCCGCCTCGGCGGCCTCGTGAAGGAGGGCTCACTCCAGCGCGGCCCCGACCAGAATATCGACTTCGCCGTGACCGACACCAATGCCACCGTGCAGGTGCAGTATCGCGGATTGCTCCCCGACCTCTTCCGCGAGGGACAGGGCATCGTCGCCGAGGGCCGGCTCGAACCGGGCGGCATCTTCCGCGCCGACACCGTGCTCGCCAAGCACGACGAATCCTACATGCCCCGCGAGGTCGCCGACGCGCTCAAGGCGCAGGGGCGCTGGCAGGAAGGCGGCTCCAAGGGCGCCGCTGCCGGCAAGCCGGGCGCCCCCGGCAAGGAGAGTCCGGCCGGCGTGACGACCGCCGACGGCGAGACCGGTCTCGGACGACGCAGCGAACGATGA
- a CDS encoding DUF1007 family protein, giving the protein MASPIARSLASPCAAALALSLGLAAPAQAHPHVWVTSKAEIDYGEGGKVTGIRHAWTFDANYSAFVTQGLDANGDGKLSPDELAGLAAENTTNLAEFAYFTKLKVGGKEQSFGDPTEPRMAMNGDTLTLSFLLPLKSPVAQGRGVAALEVYDPSYFVSFSLSEDADTARLVGAPAGCAATVTRPKAEQPKTADAKPGMSEAFFEALTSASNYGVQFANRIIVACP; this is encoded by the coding sequence ATGGCTTCGCCGATCGCTCGTTCCCTCGCATCCCCCTGTGCAGCGGCTCTCGCTCTCAGCCTGGGTCTGGCCGCTCCGGCGCAGGCCCATCCCCATGTCTGGGTGACCTCGAAGGCGGAGATCGATTACGGCGAGGGTGGCAAGGTCACCGGCATCCGCCACGCCTGGACCTTCGATGCGAACTATTCCGCCTTCGTCACGCAGGGCCTCGATGCCAATGGCGACGGCAAGCTGTCCCCGGACGAACTCGCCGGGCTGGCGGCCGAGAACACCACGAATCTCGCCGAATTCGCCTATTTCACCAAGCTCAAGGTCGGCGGCAAGGAGCAGAGCTTCGGTGACCCGACCGAGCCGCGCATGGCGATGAATGGCGACACCCTGACACTCAGCTTCCTGCTTCCGCTGAAGTCGCCAGTGGCGCAAGGCCGGGGCGTCGCGGCGCTGGAAGTGTACGATCCGAGCTATTTCGTCTCGTTCAGCCTCTCCGAGGATGCGGATACCGCCCGCCTCGTCGGCGCGCCGGCCGGCTGCGCCGCCACGGTGACCCGGCCCAAGGCCGAGCAGCCGAAGACGGCGGACGCCAAGCCCGGCATGTCGGAGGCCTTCTTCGAGGCTCTCACCAGCGCTTCGAATTACGGCGTCCAGTTCGCCAACCGGATCATCGTCGCATGTCCGTAG
- a CDS encoding cytochrome c-type biogenesis protein: MSAGALPRAWLALALLVTSSGHVLAVQPDEVLPDARLEARARDISSGLRCLVCQNQSIDDSDAPLARDLRLIVRERLKAGDDDKQVQAYVVGRYGEYVLLRPVLALHTLLLWLTPLAALGLGVFGIWRLSRRRADGEAALTAREEAEIAALTRRD, from the coding sequence ATGAGCGCCGGGGCTCTTCCTCGGGCGTGGCTCGCCTTGGCGCTCCTCGTCACCTCTTCGGGTCACGTCCTCGCGGTCCAGCCGGACGAGGTGCTGCCGGATGCCAGGCTCGAAGCCCGGGCGCGCGACATCTCCTCCGGCCTGCGCTGCCTCGTCTGCCAGAACCAGTCGATCGACGATTCCGACGCCCCCCTGGCGCGCGATCTGCGGCTGATCGTGCGGGAACGGCTCAAGGCCGGAGATGACGACAAGCAGGTCCAGGCTTACGTCGTCGGTCGCTACGGCGAGTATGTCCTGCTGCGCCCGGTCCTCGCCTTGCACACGCTGCTGCTCTGGCTGACACCTCTGGCGGCGCTCGGCCTCGGCGTCTTCGGGATCTGGCGGCTGTCGCGTCGTCGGGCCGATGGCGAGGCCGCGCTGACCGCGAGGGAAGAGGCCGAGATCGCGGCGCTGACCCGTCGCGACTGA
- a CDS encoding heme lyase CcmF/NrfE family subunit, with amino-acid sequence MLIEVGHFALALALALSLVQAVMPVWAARSGDAALRAVATPAALGAFGCILFSFAALTYAHATSDFSVQNVVENSHTAKPFLYKLSGVWGNHEGSMLLWVLILALFGALVAVSRNSVPPVLRANTLAVQGLITFVFVLFIITTSNPFTRMSPAPVEGNDLNPLLQDFGLAIHPPLLYVGYVGFSITFAFAIAALIDGRIDAVWARAVRPWTLTAWSFLTLGIAMGSYWAYYELGWGGWWFWDPVENASLMPWLAGTALLHSTVVMEKRDALKVWTVLLAILTFSLSLLGTFIVRSGVLTSVHSFATDPTRGVFILAILILFIGGSLSLFAWRAPMLRQGGLFAPISREGALVMNNLFLAAACATVFVGTLYPLLLESLTAEKISVGPPFFNYTFIPLAIPLLLIVPFGQTLAWKRGDVHAASQRLFAAMGVALVVGLAVLAWTWGGPMMAPIGIGLGAYLIIGSVMEIVSRARGYGNSRARTASAVFRRAIGLPRSSWGTALAHAGVGVVVLGIAAQGWATEGLSTVKPGESLASGPYVATLDRVGPRAGENYEETTAFLTIRNAAGDFVGTVETGKRFYPSRKMTVTESGLLTLGVSQVYASLGEVVPGGAIGLRLYYKPLVLLIWLGAVVMALGGAVSLTDRRMRVGAPARAKEKAKALPGNMAPAE; translated from the coding sequence GTGCTGATCGAGGTCGGACATTTCGCGCTGGCGCTGGCGCTGGCGCTCTCCCTCGTCCAGGCGGTGATGCCGGTCTGGGCCGCCCGCTCGGGCGACGCGGCCTTGCGCGCCGTGGCGACGCCGGCGGCGCTGGGCGCCTTCGGCTGCATCCTGTTCTCGTTCGCGGCGCTCACCTACGCGCACGCCACCTCGGACTTCTCGGTCCAGAACGTGGTCGAGAACTCGCATACGGCCAAGCCCTTCCTCTACAAGCTCTCGGGCGTGTGGGGGAACCACGAGGGCTCGATGCTGCTCTGGGTCCTCATCCTCGCCCTGTTCGGCGCGCTGGTCGCCGTGTCGAGGAATTCGGTACCGCCGGTGCTGCGGGCCAACACCCTGGCGGTCCAGGGCCTCATCACCTTCGTCTTCGTGCTGTTCATCATCACCACCTCGAACCCGTTCACGCGGATGAGTCCGGCGCCGGTGGAGGGCAACGACCTCAACCCGCTGCTGCAGGATTTCGGCCTCGCGATCCATCCGCCGCTGCTCTACGTCGGCTATGTCGGCTTCTCGATCACCTTCGCCTTCGCCATCGCCGCGCTCATCGACGGGCGGATCGACGCGGTCTGGGCGCGCGCGGTGCGGCCCTGGACGCTGACCGCCTGGAGCTTCCTGACGCTGGGCATCGCGATGGGCTCGTACTGGGCCTATTACGAGCTCGGCTGGGGCGGCTGGTGGTTCTGGGATCCGGTGGAGAACGCTTCGCTGATGCCCTGGCTCGCGGGTACGGCGCTGCTGCATTCCACCGTGGTCATGGAGAAGCGCGACGCGCTCAAGGTCTGGACGGTGCTGCTCGCCATCCTCACCTTCTCGCTGTCGCTGCTCGGCACCTTCATCGTGCGCTCCGGCGTCCTCACCTCGGTGCATTCCTTCGCGACCGACCCGACGCGCGGCGTCTTCATCCTCGCCATCCTGATCCTGTTCATCGGCGGCTCGCTCAGCCTCTTCGCCTGGCGCGCGCCGATGCTGCGGCAGGGCGGCCTGTTCGCGCCGATCTCGCGCGAGGGCGCGCTGGTGATGAACAACCTGTTCCTCGCCGCCGCCTGCGCCACCGTCTTCGTCGGCACGCTCTACCCGCTGCTGCTCGAATCCCTGACGGCGGAGAAGATCTCGGTAGGCCCGCCCTTCTTCAACTACACCTTCATCCCCCTGGCGATCCCGCTCCTCCTGATCGTGCCCTTCGGCCAGACCCTGGCCTGGAAGCGCGGCGACGTGCACGCCGCCTCCCAGCGCCTGTTCGCCGCCATGGGGGTCGCGCTCGTCGTCGGCCTCGCCGTTCTGGCCTGGACCTGGGGCGGCCCGATGATGGCGCCCATCGGCATCGGCCTCGGCGCCTACCTGATCATCGGCTCGGTGATGGAGATCGTCTCGCGCGCCCGCGGCTATGGCAACAGCCGCGCCCGGACCGCCAGCGCCGTGTTCCGCCGTGCCATCGGCCTGCCGCGCTCGTCCTGGGGTACGGCCCTGGCCCATGCCGGCGTCGGCGTCGTGGTCCTGGGCATCGCCGCGCAGGGCTGGGCCACGGAAGGATTGAGCACGGTGAAGCCGGGCGAGTCCCTCGCCTCCGGCCCCTATGTCGCCACCCTCGACCGGGTCGGCCCGCGCGCGGGCGAGAATTACGAGGAGACGACGGCCTTCCTGACCATCCGCAACGCCGCCGGCGACTTCGTCGGCACGGTGGAGACGGGCAAGCGCTTCTATCCCAGCCGCAAGATGACTGTCACGGAATCGGGCCTCCTGACCCTCGGCGTGAGCCAGGTCTATGCCAGCCTCGGCGAAGTCGTTCCCGGCGGCGCCATCGGGCTGCGGCTCTACTACAAGCCCTTGGTGCTGCTGATCTGGCTCGGCGCCGTGGTGATGGCGCTCGGCGGAGCGGTGTCGCTCACCGACCGCAGGATGCGTGTCGGGGCACCGGCGCGGGCGAAGGAGAAGGCCAAGGCCTTGCCGGGCAACATGGCACCGGCCGAATGA
- a CDS encoding glutathione S-transferase produces the protein MTYELYYWPTIQGRGEFVRLALEDAGADYVDIARGREQDGQGLGAMTALLEDPAIARPSYAPPFLRDGDVTIGQSAAILLYLGPRLGLAPTHEADRIWTHQIQLTVADVVAEAHDTHHPIAVSLTYEEQKPEAARRARDFQANRIPEYLAWFDHVLSRNGGRHLVGDAVTYADLSLFQLVEGLLHAFPGSTRRVLADNPKVAALHDAVRRRPRIAAYLASPRRIPFNEQGIFRRYPELDL, from the coding sequence ATGACCTACGAGCTCTATTACTGGCCGACGATCCAGGGGCGGGGCGAGTTCGTCCGTCTCGCCCTGGAGGATGCCGGCGCCGATTATGTCGATATCGCCCGCGGACGGGAGCAGGACGGGCAGGGCCTGGGCGCCATGACCGCGCTTCTCGAAGATCCCGCGATCGCCCGGCCTTCCTACGCGCCGCCCTTTCTTCGCGACGGCGACGTCACCATCGGCCAGAGCGCGGCCATCCTGCTGTATCTCGGTCCCCGGCTCGGCCTCGCGCCCACCCATGAGGCCGATCGCATCTGGACCCACCAGATCCAGCTGACCGTCGCCGATGTCGTGGCCGAGGCGCACGATACCCATCATCCCATCGCGGTGAGCCTCACCTACGAGGAGCAGAAGCCCGAGGCCGCTCGCCGCGCCAGGGATTTCCAGGCGAACCGGATCCCGGAATATCTCGCCTGGTTCGACCATGTGCTCAGCCGCAACGGCGGCCGCCACCTCGTCGGCGATGCCGTGACCTATGCCGATCTCTCGCTGTTCCAGCTCGTCGAGGGGCTGCTCCATGCCTTTCCGGGGTCGACGCGACGGGTGCTCGCCGACAATCCCAAGGTCGCCGCCCTGCACGATGCCGTGCGGCGACGGCCGAGGATCGCCGCCTATCTCGCGAGCCCGCGCCGCATCCCCTTCAACGAGCAGGGGATCTTTCGGCGCTATCCCGAACTCGACCTGTAG
- a CDS encoding tyrosine recombinase XerC, whose amino-acid sequence MAWEDSLLRERRMAANTVEAYSRDLRQFLAHLQSRNGTVRIAGLVALKPRDIRGFMAARRAENVNGRSLMRALAGLRSFARHLEREGHGSVSALGAIRSPKVERRLPRPIPIAAARALTEVDSRAGEAREPWVLARDAAVLALLYGSGLRISEALGLACRDAPVPGRDSVTVTGKGGKDRMVPILPVVAEAVAAYLAACPYALDPEGPLFVGVKGAKLSPRIIQYAVASLRGALGLPDSATPHALRHSFATHLLARQGEMRAIQELLGHASLSTTQLYTKVDAARLLDAFDQAHPRAGARATGRVRDSAERSPAR is encoded by the coding sequence CTGGCCTGGGAGGACAGCCTCCTGCGCGAAAGGCGGATGGCCGCGAACACGGTGGAGGCCTATTCCCGCGACCTGAGGCAGTTCCTCGCCCATCTGCAGAGCCGCAACGGCACCGTGCGGATCGCCGGTCTCGTCGCCCTCAAGCCGCGCGACATCCGCGGGTTCATGGCCGCGCGACGGGCGGAGAACGTGAACGGGCGATCGCTGATGCGGGCGCTTGCCGGCCTGCGCTCCTTCGCGCGGCATCTCGAGCGCGAGGGCCATGGCAGCGTCTCCGCCCTCGGGGCGATCCGCTCGCCCAAGGTCGAGCGGCGCCTGCCGCGACCGATCCCGATCGCCGCCGCGCGCGCCCTCACCGAGGTGGATTCCCGCGCCGGAGAAGCGCGGGAGCCCTGGGTTCTGGCGCGGGACGCGGCCGTCCTTGCCCTGCTCTACGGGTCCGGCCTGCGTATCTCCGAAGCGCTCGGCCTCGCCTGCCGCGATGCGCCGGTGCCGGGACGGGATTCGGTCACGGTGACGGGCAAGGGCGGCAAGGACCGGATGGTGCCGATCCTTCCCGTCGTGGCCGAGGCGGTGGCGGCCTATCTCGCGGCCTGCCCCTACGCTCTCGATCCCGAAGGGCCTCTCTTCGTGGGCGTGAAGGGCGCCAAGCTCTCTCCGCGCATCATCCAATATGCGGTGGCGTCCCTGCGCGGTGCCCTCGGCCTGCCCGACAGCGCCACGCCCCATGCCCTGCGGCACTCCTTCGCCACTCATCTCCTGGCCCGCCAGGGAGAGATGCGCGCGATCCAGGAACTGCTCGGCCACGCCTCCCTCTCGACGACGCAGCTCTACACCAAGGTCGATGCCGCCCGGCTGCTGGATGCGTTCGACCAGGCGCATCCCCGCGCGGGCGCGAGAGCTACAGGTCGAGTTCGGGATAGCGCCGAAAGATCCCCTGCTCGTTGA
- the ccmI gene encoding c-type cytochrome biogenesis protein CcmI → MTAIWFILAAMTGGTVLALLWPMSLWSKARRAKSVAQPQAEALSTETSFYEDQVREIERDLARGLIAPGEAEAARTEAGRRLLRASRESPEAASDGMAEPALRQRRAASAFALSTIPLVALIAYGLYGSPHMPSQTAADRQSAQAGGQDMLKAIGQIEARLASDPSDGRGWSVLAPVYVRLGRFDDAAHAYEAATRVLGETPQRLSDWGEALVAGANGTVTPRAKEIFERAAELDASAAKPRFYLARAAELDGDIPGAIQRLSTLLDSAPADAPWLPLVRETLTRLKGEPAPTEKPGAQGPDIPRAKTAESGPAAAEPGPAAALQAMPPASRDAAIRGMVEGLDRRLSEKGGTADEWVRLVRSYGVLGDREKMKAVLDRARTALGSDADATGRLDELAREFGLASAPAPTTPPITAADAAERAGTDAAVAAVKAMPAPERDAAIRSMVAGLDRRLASKGGTVDDWLRLVRSYSVLGERQQASHALDRGRMALSPDPRAMEKLDILAQELGLRGGNGTP, encoded by the coding sequence ATGACGGCGATCTGGTTCATTCTGGCGGCGATGACGGGCGGCACCGTATTGGCCCTGCTCTGGCCGATGTCACTGTGGTCTAAGGCACGGCGGGCGAAGTCCGTCGCACAACCTCAGGCTGAGGCGCTCTCCACCGAGACCAGCTTCTACGAGGATCAGGTCCGCGAGATCGAGCGTGACCTCGCGCGCGGGCTGATCGCCCCAGGAGAGGCCGAGGCCGCCCGGACCGAAGCCGGCCGCCGCCTCCTGCGCGCCAGCCGCGAGAGCCCCGAGGCCGCCTCCGACGGCATGGCCGAACCCGCCTTGCGCCAGCGTCGCGCGGCATCGGCCTTCGCGCTCTCGACGATCCCTCTCGTCGCGCTCATCGCCTACGGCCTCTACGGCTCACCGCACATGCCGTCCCAGACGGCGGCGGACCGGCAGTCGGCGCAGGCCGGCGGCCAGGACATGCTGAAGGCCATCGGTCAGATCGAAGCGCGTCTCGCCAGCGACCCGAGCGACGGTCGCGGCTGGTCGGTTCTGGCACCGGTCTATGTCCGTCTCGGGCGTTTCGACGATGCGGCGCATGCCTACGAGGCGGCGACCCGCGTGCTCGGCGAGACGCCGCAGCGGCTCTCCGACTGGGGCGAGGCGCTGGTGGCCGGCGCCAACGGAACCGTTACGCCCCGCGCGAAGGAGATCTTCGAGCGCGCGGCGGAGCTCGATGCGAGTGCGGCCAAGCCGCGCTTCTATCTCGCGCGCGCCGCCGAACTCGACGGCGACATTCCCGGCGCGATCCAGCGCCTCTCGACCCTGTTGGACAGCGCTCCGGCCGATGCGCCCTGGCTGCCGCTGGTGCGCGAGACCCTGACCCGGCTCAAGGGCGAGCCGGCTCCGACGGAGAAGCCCGGCGCGCAGGGCCCCGACATCCCGCGCGCCAAGACTGCCGAATCCGGCCCCGCCGCCGCCGAGCCCGGCCCCGCCGCCGCGTTGCAGGCGATGCCGCCGGCCAGCCGTGACGCGGCGATCCGCGGCATGGTCGAAGGCCTCGACCGGCGCCTGTCGGAGAAGGGCGGCACGGCCGACGAGTGGGTGCGCCTCGTCCGTTCCTACGGCGTGCTCGGGGATCGCGAAAAGATGAAGGCGGTGCTCGACCGGGCTCGGACGGCGCTCGGCAGCGACGCGGACGCCACCGGCCGGCTCGACGAACTCGCCCGCGAGTTCGGCCTCGCCTCGGCGCCCGCGCCGACGACACCGCCGATCACCGCGGCGGACGCGGCCGAGCGCGCCGGGACGGATGCGGCCGTGGCCGCCGTGAAGGCGATGCCGGCGCCGGAACGCGACGCCGCCATCCGCAGCATGGTCGCCGGCCTCGACCGGCGCCTCGCCTCGAAGGGCGGCACGGTGGATGATTGGCTGCGTCTCGTGCGTTCCTACTCTGTGCTCGGTGAGCGCCAGCAGGCGAGCCATGCCCTCGATCGCGGGCGCATGGCCTTGAGCCCCGATCCCCGAGCCATGGAAAAGCTCGACATCCTGGCCCAGGAGCTCGGCCTGCGCGGAGGCAACGGCACGCCCTGA